Genomic DNA from Schistosoma haematobium chromosome 1, whole genome shotgun sequence:
gaaacttccaagccggcacgcgttgacggcaaccgtagccggtgaacatagccgtctgttacacgtcacagatgtgacaacgagagttcgctacctcgtcgacactggcgcagaaaatagcgttctcccagcgaattccaacgaccgacttcacgaatcgaccctaaacttacaggcggcaaacggaataccgatcgctacgtatggcgaaaggtacgtttaccttaacgtgggtttacgcaaacccatccactggatcttcgttgttgcagatgtatctgtgccaatcattggtatggaccttctacaacatcataatctgatcatcgatacgcgcaaacggaggctagtagacgggaacactaatttatccgtttgcgtaacttccttctctggttgcagattatccccagtcacaattaaccATATGATAGATccactctatcagccactactcgataagtaccccgggatacaacaaactcaaccgaaactaccgtgtgtaaccagcaacgttacacatcacatcacgactacaggaccacctgtattctctaaagcacgacgactagctcctgaaaagctgaggttggcgaaaaacgagtttgaccatatgatagacttaggaatcatacgaccgtcaagtagcccatatgaatctccgttgcacatggtccctgaaaaggacagcaacgattggcgtccaactggtgactatcggcaattaaacgcgaaaaccattcccgatcgttactcgttgcctcacattcacgatttgacagctacgttgaaaggtacaactgtcttttcgaaaatcaacttggttaaagcgtataaccaaatccctatggctacagACGATATTCTGAAAACCGCTATCAtcactcccttcggactctatggaTTTTTGAGAATgtctttcggtctaagaaacgctgctcaaacattccaaagattcatagacgacgtttttcgaggtctcaacttcgtacacgcgtatgttgacgactgtctaatcccaagtccggacagagaatcgcatctcaagcatctggatcttgttttcgaccgactacaaaaacatggcattactgtaaacgttcagaaatgccaattttggaaccgactcattagactttctgggacacactatcgatgctcaaggtatccgaccccttagaaccaaagtggcggccattctggattacccagaattGACCACCATTATGCAACTGCGCACATTTAAGGGCCTTGTAAGTTTTcatagacgattcataccgaaTTGCGCGTCACTTATGAAGCCGCTAACGGACCgtcttcgtggaaatgcgaaatccatcaatctgGACGACATCgcgcgaaaagcattctccacagttaaggaacttatcgcCCAGGCAACAATGCTTGCTCATCAGGACACTGAAGCACACATTactatcgcagtagacgcatccaactcagcaatcggaggagtcttacaacaatgggttaacaacttcTGGCAACCTTTAGCGTTTTTCTCCAGATGGTTGttagacactgaatcgaggtgcagcacattcggtagggaactcctagctaagtattgtgctgtacggcattttcaacactcCATTGAAGGCAAAGAATTCACtattttcactgaccataagtCGCTTACTCTCTCTTCGAGCTCCTCTTCGGACAAGTACTCACcacgtgagtctcgacaactggactatatttcgcagtttactttagaaattcaacatatttccggagcaaacaatgtagtcgcagacgccttgtctcgaataacttccttgaacagtttctaaataatcgaccttcttaaactcgccgagcttcaaaaagaagacactgatcttcagcacgagttatcgtctgcAACACTCAGGCTATGCACCAAACAgttgggaacaggtaaggaaaccttactttgtgacacatccaCAGGTAGGGATCACCCAATCGTGCCAAAACATTATCGAcacaacgtcttcaatacgttgcacaaactttctcatccaggtgttcgtgcaaccatcaagcttatagcagaacggttttgctggcctggaatgaataaagacgtgagggagtgggcacgctgctgtgtaagctgccaagaATCTAAGgtcatcagacacaataaatgtcccttaggctcatttaaaactcccgatgcacgtttcgaccatgttcatctggatttggtaggacctttatcagattcaaatggatactcttatctcttaacctgcgtagaccgtttcactcgatggccagaagcagtacctgccaaggacatcactgctgaaacagtggcccgcgctttcgtcgaacgatgggtagcaaacttcggctgcccttcaaccatcactacagaccgcggatgtcagtttgaatctgaacttttccgtcatctgaccacacttttaggaatcactcgcttccgaatgactgcctaccacccacaagcaaacgggttggtagaacgttttcaccaacaactaaaagcttcactatcagctgcaaacatttctcagtggaccgacgctcttccactcgtcttactgggtatccgcaatgcagtgaaagctgacattggatacactgcggctcaactcgtttatggaacgacacttcgacttccaggagaattcgtggatccttcatcctcttcaatgaacatggatctaaacTACTACACGAATAGGCTTACAAACGggatgcgttcagttaaacctgttcccactcgacctcaatcaactgatgttttcgttcaacctgacttacgatacaGTACACACGCCTTCGCTCGTCCAGGCTCACATCGACGACctctcgaatcagcatacgaaggacccttcaaagttcttcaaggcgaacctaagtactatatagtcgataagaacagAACCAACGacagcatcagcatcgatcgccccAAAGCAGcctatttagaaggaaatcctgtTCACGTCGATTTcacttcggtacaatcgaacgacacggcTCCTACACTTATAATACCCCATTCAACAGCCAACacgcacgatgatacttcggcagtatcagaaaataaactgaaaacaacgcgttctggaagaagagtaagatttccagaacatttggACGATTACTGCACGTATGATACTAGTTGACATTTGATATCATCTCGATTTTTCTTTGtactatatataatatataaaaaccaattttaatatgcttatatacatatatttttattccaaAGAAACAAAAAGACCATTTTGCAAAAATCCTTCTTttacgctattacgtgtgcatgagtttattttccttttctCTCCCGCTTTGTGTTTTTACGTGcttacgagtgtatttcgacatgcacttgcaaatttttttcttttccagtaCGGCTAGAAAAGGcgataaaaagaacgatgaagttaCGAGGAAATGAACTTTTCATcgtactttttcttttttactatattGTGCTTCATAGTCCTTCATAGTAaagaaagacgaccagacgctgctaagcATAACAAGCtgtcagaagagtgtttaccaactaCAAattcgttgggtttaaacttctatATATCTTCGAACGTCCTCGCTTCTGTCAtatgatttcacttggtgggaaTGATTCATATTGGGTGTTACTGGATagagcgttgtcaaactccaaatacctgtggcatcttcaaacTTTCctcataatcttcaacagtttcattCGTCCCCACTTAGTGtaagaaaatataatattttcttcttcattccgaaaggataaggacactctggagcgtatccaaggGCAAGCCACGAAATGAAATCGGAAACTTTTTAAGAGTTACCAagtgctggaattcgctgccgtcTGAGCTAGTGTAAGCGACTTTCCAGGAGTTCTTTAAGAGGTAGCTTCTTAAGGACTAACGATAGTgcttactatgatttaccgaTTTCCTTTTCCTCTTTATCgataatatacctaggttcctgcccgaaggtattggtgatccacagacactagacacggaagcccgttaagcgacAGCTTCTTATATTCTGTCCACAACCAGTAAAATTATTTAAGTGAAGAGTTTCACTATGAAGTTTAAGGGTATCTGTGATTAATTTTATGTTACATATACTCGTATAAAGAGCACAAAGAGTAAAGCttttgtataaatatgcatatatGAAGGCTGAATTGAGGAAAAATCCATAGAATACCATTAACCAAGTATCTTTTGACAAAGTAATTAAGCGGAGCAAGGTATTTAGTTGCCTTCAGAGGTTTAGTAGGACATGAGAATTGAGAGTTGGCGCTATACGGCAGGCCGCGGGGTGATTTTGTGATGGTGCTCGATCGAGCGACTATAGTTTATTAACGTCATTTGAGACTAAGGGAGTTGGGAAAAATGTTTAACGTTGATAAAACTACTTACTTTAAGGAGTAATTTGATAACAAAATGGCTTACATACTTCTTCATTAAGGTAAACGTGGGAAGGTGGAGTATAGCACCAGCTCGGTAATAACTAAAAGGTAGAGTCCTTTAAGTGTTCTGACATGTaaaaagctattttcttggccAAAAGAAAAGTTATGCTATAATATCAAGATAATTTTATCTTCAAAGTGAAATTTGATGGGGAGTCTAAGTGGATGGGAACACAATCGGGACCCAAATCCATATGTAGAGAAGACCAGAGTTATTCGTAGACATAAATTAACAACGTGAAGGAACAATCAGTTAGTAATTTTCACTACTTTCCTGTTCGGTATGCTCCAAATACTTTTTGATCACTTAAGTGACATTGAATATTGTATGTGTGCGAGTGCGCTTTCCCTGAATCTTTGTAGAAGAGATGTCAAAGGATATCCCTAAGCTTGACCCGTTTAGAACTAAGGCAGAAATAAAGGGAAAGAAACAGAAAAGATCCCAAGGATCTTCACATTATAGACCAAAAGCACCAACTGAACTAACACGTTTACCGGCATTTAAAGGTTCATAAATGCACTTATAAGATCGAATTTTAGATGTCTCTCCTTCTGAGCACCAAGAGTTGTTTGTGAAGAAACTTCAGCAATGCTGCGTTGTCTTTAACTTTGAGGACTCAACTTCTGATGTCAGTAGTAAAGAGATCAAAAGAACTTTCTTGAATGAGCTGGTAGAGTACATAAGCGTAACAAGGAACGCGTTGAATGAATCTGTTTACCAGCCGATTGTTTCCATGGTTTGTCCTAGACTTATGTTTGTGACAGCATGTTCTTAGATTGCTTGCAACATATTCAGACCTCTCCCACCCTCTGACAATCCGGACTTTGATCCCGAGGAAGACGATCCAATTTTGGAAGCAGCCTGGCCTCACCTTTCAGTAATAACTTGTTTTACTTAAGCACATTTTCATAGTACGTCTATGAGTTTTTCCTGCGTTTCCTTGAGTCTCCTGATTTTCAACCAGTTGCTGCTAAAAAATATATTGACCAGAAATTTGTACTTCAAGTAAATTGTTAGTTTTACAATACGAAAGTTAGTTACTGGAGCTGTTCGATAGCGAGGATCCTCGAGAACGTGAGCTGCTAAAGACCGTGGTTCATCGCATCTACGGGAAGTTTTTGGGATTAAGGTCTTTTATCAGAAAGCAGATTAACAATATATTTCTAAGGTATTATCAAAGTCTTGGGAAATTTATTTCTAGATTCATATATGAAACGGAACAGTTCAATGGTGTTGGGGAGTTGCTTGAAATTTTGGGGAGTATTATAAATGGTTTCGCCCTCCCACTTAAGTCTGAACACACTCGGTTCCTCGCAAAAGTTTTGATCCCACTTCACAAAGCCAAGTCCTTAGTGACCTTCCATCCTCAAGTGAGTTGTCAAAAAGTTTATTGTGGGTATTTTCTAGGTATAACTAAGACAATACTTGTCGTTGCTTGTTCCTTTTAAATTAATGTAATTATTAACATTGTGATTAGACTAAGTTTCAAGTAATTTTTTTTGCTGCTAGAAGTTACTTATTTGCACAGATAACTGTTTACTGTCCTTCTAGATTTTTAAACTCTGGTATAGAGTACCATTTGAGGAGAACAAAAGTACGCATATTTATTAGTTGGTGTTACAAATGATGTTTCAAGTTGACATCAGTCAAATTTAGGCCTTTACGCATATTGAAACCCAACTTGTTACAAAAGGTGCCATTAATTTGGTTTGCTTCGCTGTGTAAAACACTTTGTCGTTCTGTTATATACAAGACATTCGCAAAATAAGTTATCCAACCTACCGACATCAACCCTCGACCGTTGTTGCCACCTTAATGCGGTGATCGGGCTcacctatcgtgatgaaccagcCGGGTTTTATTgactggaacaaccgttcctctaGGTCgaaccatgccagacaggtcggtcgAAGAGCGGTACGACTAAAACCAACAAACTTAAGGTTCGAGGGCGAAATTGTAATACtggctgtacagaggtgtgacggcagtaaggtgtttccctcagacaaccagcataacagcaatGTTGTCtttccacaaggaggggtggggttagaaaaggtcgaccctaaaaatgcacacctcgccttatcctacggatttccgtctccggtaataaggtctcaacaagtacgaagctaacacaaaaattacccagaAAAAGGTGTgcgaccgacctcaagcagttgtcccttgggcattgCGGTCACGCACTCAGGTCACTAGGACCAACTCGAACCCAATTTCCCTTTCAAGTACCTTTAGAATAACCCCTTCACATTGTGTGAAACTGGGAAATGATAACCGCCcttatacctctaacagcactcaagatcactgtattcataatcactctccctcttcaattcccaTTGTTCCTCTTATGTCGAATCTCAACTCTAAACTTGCTTTTttgacttcctcctcaagtgtcatcatggccaacgattctagtgcacgaaacactgtcccaggtctactgaaacctcgctccaaactacacattggagccttcaacatacgcaccctatgtcaaaacGGTCAGCAGGCCTCCTTGACTAggaccctagaatctcgtaccactGATGTATGCTGTATCTGCGAAACACATacacaggatcctagtgtggtcattcacttgacctcacctctcCAAAATTGAGAGCCGGCGAGATACACCCTCTGTGTATCTGGCAATCCCATAGCACGTTCTCGTTGACTGGCAGGTGTTGGCATAGCAATAAGCATGAGGGCAGGGGAATCGCTTAAAATGAATCCCTGTTAACATTAGCCTATGTGTTGTTCAGCTAAATGGCTCcataagaactcggaaggatagggacacgtCGTTACCTCTTCGTCATTTCTGcttacgctcccactgactgcaacCCGGATGCATTGGAAAATGAATTTTACCGAGACCTTCCTAAACTTTGAAAAGCTAAACACTCAGATATaatactcgtagcaggtgactgtAATGTCCAAGTAGgcagcttaaaccaaacagaaagacatatGTGGTTGAACTCAGCATTGAGAAAGCCTAAGGTaaattccaggaacaactgaagtCACATTTAGACAGTTATGAAAACGAGgatgacccagatgttgcttcgAAAGATATACGAGCAGCTATGAAAACAACAGCGACATTCATTAATGATTTGAACCAAAGGGTTACGAAAAACCAGCGGATTTCTGCAACATCCATTGCACTGATAGACCCATCAGACTCCGAACACGACGAGGAGCGAAAACGAATCAGATGTAGTTCAACCAAAAGTCTACGGAAcgatcgtgagcagtggtgggcaacaaAAGCAAAATATATGGAAAAGGCAGTGGGTGTAGGCAACACCAGACggcttttcagactaataagAGAAACCGGGATtaagaagtcaagtgtaagtgaaacGATCTCGGAAGAAGACGGGAATCTTATCTGtcctcagtccagacgtttagaacgatgggcggaacattttaaggagcagttcagctggccttcagctactctacaattgtagacagtcgtttgtgcacTGTCCGACTACACGGAACAGTAAAGACTCGAAAAGATAAGGACACTCGTCgctgcctcttcgtcgtctccgcctattctcccactgactgcagcccagataatgtaaaagatgagttttacagaaagctttccaaccttctccgaaaagctaggcgctctgatgaagtaatagtggctggtgattTTAATGCTTAAGTAGctgaactaagcgaaagggccctcaaatgccctggtatggccgagagcggggagggctctccctccctctcgaaatactctcacacgaccacgcgtatacagcctatgccagggaagtcctactcactgctttttcgtggctggggtgttgtttacgaaaatgagaggacgaaaagtgaatgtccggcgctttacccggctcccaaaccaatggtgcacataggctccagtatcctgtgggaacaaatggcgtatgaaccaatcgttggtcaccggctaccatgggactgcatctccttacgatgctccactgccttgtgggttagacctttaggtcaaaggctcggggagtggccccctaagataaccacctgcttcggtatggggacccgggcagtatcacagcccacgcacaattatgatgatttatttatttatttatttatttgaacacatgaatattggtacaagagagcgccaatatatatgcgccacacaaaacaatgagaattcgaagagaagtagaaaagaaaaaaaactaaggagcgcaaaagaaaaagagaacaatgacgaagagattggagtaaggtagtgtggtagtaacgagggaacgaaaaggtacaatcagaagaaatctttcaggtaaaggagacacaaccactttttatgaagaaagtaaaagaaggttacagcaggatcgccactggcttctattctgagccatatcggataacgtctctagccactgtgtagcaccatctctcagaccccaaccagggagtcgtgaaggaccaacagaagccagtcctttgcagctttctttcataccacgacaccatgtcatgcactgaccacctctccgcttcttccaaccagtcccagagtcggcaaataatgcacgacgtggaattctctgggacgacattcggagaacatgtccaagccaccgaagtcggtgtttcaagatggtgacaccaattgaattatcatctatgtgcccgaacacacgatgccgaacctctgcattaccgacatggtgttgccactgaatgtcagcaatccttccgagacagcgatgatcaaacacagagagtcctctaacgtcctcaactcggagagaccaggtttcacaagcatagagcaaaactgctctcaccgacgcgttgtagatccggccttttacagccagactaacatcacgaaggcgccaaaggtggcccagattggcataagccgctctggctttcactattcgtgcattgatctcatcactcacacccccaccagcacttatgcagctacccaggtACACGAAcatctcaactacttctatctgctcaccatccagggtgagtacaggattagaatcctgccagtcttgtagaagtactttgcacttcgaaggtgcaaagcacataccatacctacggacactgattgccaactgattaagtgcagattgcatgccttgggcattatcgcacagtaagacaatatcatccgcatactcaaggtcgagaagtctttctccaggcaacagatccacaccaccattacttacattcatcagagctgtttccagaatgtcatcgatggcaaagttgaagaggaatggtgagattgggcaaccctgcctaaccccactgctcgaatggaacaatggagagaggtggttgtatgccctcactctgcctgaggtgtttgtatatagggcttttaggatgttaataaacttctcaggcacacccttcttcaatagacaatcccagagaacagtcctgtccaacgaatcgaaggcagccctgatgtcaagaaacactacgattgttggcctttgaaaagtatggcggcgttctaacatttggtggagggtgaccatatgatcaatatatcctcgaccggaacgaaaacaagcctgctcctcgcgagtcaatctttctcgggttttgaacagccTACGAAGTAtaacggaagccaatagcttggacgcaatcggaagtaaacttatcccccgatagttgttacaggaacgacgtgaaccccttttaaagatagggacaactatcgactcattccatgacgttggtacactctcgagctcccagacctttgtaaacaacgtcgtcaattccttagtcaaaacgtcaccaccatctttaaaaagagccggaggtaagtcatctgggccaggtgatttgtaacgcttcaagagttggagttccttgcggacttcctcctcatttggtggatcagtcgtcaccgaacatggagggcaggacagtctgaccgatgttgccggagcagcaggccagttgaactgcccttcgaaaaattctgcccatcgtccaagacgtcgatggatgttagtgattggcatcccatcatcctcgcagattgtttcgctcacactagacttcttgctgccagtggctcggatgagctggaagagcttccggtagttaccagatgcagctgctgcttccaactcattagcacgcttcgaccaccaggattctcggtccttacgcaagctttgcccaatttccttacgtaacatccttcgtttatggtcaaactcacggtcacccggagtagaccgacgggcttcaatgagttgtaaggaacctggagaaacccagtgcttaaaagcgggacgtttcgcgaacccacaactgactgttcccgccattttcatggcgtcatgcaattgcagccaatgctcatctatacttttcggtggaatggtagctagcctagaagctagctcggttcgatacttacttgcaacagaagttgcaaccagcttgctaatatcaatccgttgatggtggtcacttcgttgtccactgagaagtaaggcaagattggcgcagaccaaggcatggtcagagtccagataggtactccaaaaggagcggcagtcttgtacacaaccacgccagcggtagctgatcgcgatgtgatcaatctgagtccaggcttgagatgcagagggaggacgccaggtggcacatcggcgatgactgtgccgaaagttagtgctatccagaaacaggttgtggtctgtgcaaagttgcagtagacggtccccgttatctgacctgcgaccaacgagtccccatcggtcacctaaacgactctcttctgtgcctagacgcccgacctgagcattcaagtctccggctagtactacaatatctgtcgaacgcactttctggagaagaactgataactggtggtaaaactcatccttgattgcatccgggctgcaatctgtcggggcataggcggagatgacgaaaagacatcgtttctcacgccgatttcttctcactttgatggaactttctaaccTAAcaacacataaccgactgttaatggggatccaatcgactagtgctgcctcagctctagcgcttagtgcgacaccaacgccagcaagaccagacgaagatgccacagggcccccggataagcgcacgtaaaacaagcttttcgaagcgacagatggagatcgaatttgtagtacttcgccagagtcttgaatacgggtctcggatagacaacaaacatcaatattaagactttccaaagacatagccagccctatctgttgtccgacctgcataaatgtgcgaacgttgaaggtagccagtttgaatggtgcacgtggtttcagaaaaactgcttcagttctcgtattcggtggtaacatacaattttcaaccggacagtgactcgagagcgtttagatacagtcgaatttccaccaaagacgagccgctgtataagtataaaagagggtgaataatgtggaaaataataataataataataataataataacaatagtgacaataatagtagcaataataatagtattaataatgacaataattgtaatgataataatctgaatcaattgtttgtttttcaaagcgagaaaggtaatttccataggcgtaaagagttcatcaatttgtgtgtgggctgtgatactgcccgggtgcccaaaccgaagcaggtggttatcttaggggccactccccgagcctttgacctaaaggtctaacccacaaggcagtggagcatcgtaaggagatgcagtcccatggtagccggtgaccaacgattggttcatacgccatttgttcccacaggatactggagcccatgtgcaccattgatttggaatccggttaaagcgccggacattcgcttttcgtcttctcattttcgtaaacaacacccctgccacgagaaggcaatgagtaggacttccctggcataggctgtatacgcgtggccgtgtgagagtatttcgagagggagagcggactctccccactctcggccgtaccagggcattcaggggggCAATTATGATGAACTATCTgtatttatggaaaatactaTTCTTGCTGTGatcaacaatcaaatgattcatattattattattattactattattatttactacgtcatttattcaccctcttttatccTCACTctgtgtttacttgtttttcgacttatacagtaGCCCGCCTATGGTAGAAATTcggctctatctaaacgttctcgagtcactgcatGGTTGGAAATTGTGTGCTACCACCAAGtacgagtactgaagcagtttttatgaaaccacgtgcaccattcatactggctgccttcaacgttcgcacacttatgcaggtcggacaacagatagggctggctgtgtctttggaaagtcttaatattgatgtttgtcgTCTATCCGACACCCatattcaaggatgaattctaccaccaattttctgttcttctccagaaagtgcgttcgacagatattgtagtactagccggagacttgaatgctcaggtcgggcgtctaggcacagaagagagtcgtttaggtgaccgatggggactcgttggtcgcaggtcagataacggggaccgtttATTGCaattgtgcacagaccacaacctgtttctggatAGCACTAACTTTTGgtacagtcatcgccgatgtgccacctggcgtcctcccccTGCATCCCAAGCccggactcagattga
This window encodes:
- the PPP2R5A_1 gene encoding Serine/threonine-protein phosphatase 2A 56 kDa regulatory subunit alpha isoform (EggNog:ENOG410USZ8~COG:T) — translated: MSKDIPKLDPFRTKAEIKGKKQKRSQGSSHYRPKAPTELTRLPAFKDVSPSEHQELFVKKLQQCCVVFNFEDSTSDVSSKEIKRTFLNELVEYISVTRNALNESVYQPIVSMIACNIFRPLPPSDNPDFDPEEDDPILEAAWPHLSYVYEFFLRFLESPDFQPVAAKKYIDQKFVLQLLELFDSEDPRERELLKTVVHRIYGKFLGLRSFIRKQINNIFLRFIYETEQFNGVGELLEILGSIINGFALPLKSEHTRFLAKVLIPLHKAKSLVTFHPQLAYCIVQFLDKDATLTEQVVRGLLKFWPKTYSQKEVMFLGEIEEILEVIEPLQFQIIMVPLFKQIAKSVSSSHFQVAERALSYWNNDNIVSLIEENHDTLIPILFPSFYRISREHWNQTIVALVGNVLKIFMEMNTNLCNQLAEKHKVERQRERKREKEREELWKKLEQLRMSGSGDTPGPPNIDTKTSSAITNNAFTNVHQLGVNVTKR